In one Massilia endophytica genomic region, the following are encoded:
- a CDS encoding prepilin-type N-terminal cleavage/methylation domain-containing protein, which produces MKKYANGFTLVEISIVLVIVGLLVGGLITPLGVQLEQRRAADTRKAMEEAREALAGFAVRNGYLPCPAISASNGLEDRSGERCTNERRIGFLPWATLGVQRLDAWGRLYLYSVTPAFSDSAVVFRLNTPRDITIATRDAPGALVQASADNDIPAVILSHGRNGYGAYGDTGLRVADAGQGNIDEKANLAPLGTAFISRDPSDSGRTPGGAYDDIVVWLSPNILYNRMVAAGRLP; this is translated from the coding sequence ATGAAGAAATACGCCAATGGCTTTACGCTGGTCGAAATCTCCATCGTGCTGGTCATCGTCGGCCTGCTGGTGGGGGGGCTGATTACGCCGCTCGGCGTTCAGCTGGAGCAGCGGCGGGCCGCCGATACGCGCAAGGCTATGGAGGAGGCGCGCGAGGCGCTTGCCGGTTTCGCCGTGCGCAACGGCTACCTGCCCTGCCCCGCCATCTCCGCCAGCAATGGCCTGGAAGACCGCAGCGGGGAACGCTGCACCAACGAGCGCCGCATCGGCTTCCTGCCCTGGGCCACGCTTGGTGTGCAAAGGCTGGATGCGTGGGGACGCCTGTACCTGTACAGCGTGACGCCTGCCTTCAGCGACAGCGCCGTGGTCTTCCGCCTCAACACGCCGCGCGACATCACCATCGCCACCCGCGACGCGCCCGGCGCCCTGGTGCAGGCCAGCGCGGACAACGACATCCCCGCCGTGATCCTTTCGCACGGGCGCAACGGCTACGGCGCCTACGGCGACACAGGCTTGCGCGTGGCGGACGCTGGCCAGGGCAATATCGACGAAAAGGCCAATCTCGCTCCCCTGGGAACGGCCTTTATCAGCCGCGACCCGAGCGACAGCGGGCGCACGCCCGGCGGCGCCTACGACGACATCGTGGTCTGGCTCTCGCCGAATATCCTTTACAACCGCATGGTGGCGGCGGGGCGGCTGCCCTGA
- a CDS encoding PAS domain-containing protein, translating to MHEKAWDPLPSIRSQIALLVLACALPALFGLGLLILHFYHLEHNQASAEAQRMARTLAAAVERDLRIGKAIAQTLASSPSLKQGDFAAFRAQAADQMDADFPGYQIALHAPDGQQLANPSIAEGQPLPHPANAARLKLALEGGKPRLSDLFVGSLSHQPLFAIDVPVILDGKPAYVVSVLFQPAALRRLLADLELPQQISVTLLDASGKVVASSGTLAPGGAADGALLDFIGDTEQGKGGAITLDGVRMVGSYRKAPDSGWTVVVAVPESTVIGGLRKFASLISAGILVLLGVGFLLAWSVGGSIGRSVRALSGPARALAAGTPLKLEEMTFREAREVGEALLQVEVDIMRHRHELEALVAERTAQLADSKALLENVYATAPVGLSFVDPDLKVVMINEYLAAVNAAPVSAHIGRSFGELIQDDKVRHDVRLAYEQVLKTGQPIANIELSGTSPAWPGRVNHYITGYYPVFTDGRLVGITGLLLDVTAQKQTEAALRQSRQLFRSVVENMPALIFVKRAGDLRYEMVNREFERVLGRPRGDMLGMADTELFPPAEAERFTAGDRQAEASHETIELQDEELTSADRVVHILTTRKVALRDESGAPTHILGMAIDITERKRADEALRQTSLQLARSNTFLRTVTDNLPGMVAYWDKDLVCRFANKFFLNWLGRPLEDTVGMHASQLIDPARLNHLMPRIEGVQAGRPQNFAREVQLAGGETLYLWINYLPDLDENGALRGCYMLASDVTELKRSELRVHETNEALVRARDRAEAASRAKSEFVANMSHEIRTPMNVIIGLARLLEEAPLERRERSYLTKIQLATQSLLGLVNDVLDFSRIEAGQLTLEHAAFKLDHILASAAVLTADAAWEKGLEPVFDVDPALPAELEGDAMRLQQILINLLGNAVKFTEQGEVVLTVRRLREESGCIWLGFTVRDTGIGITPEQQEHMFEAFSQGDTSTSRRYGGAGLGLSISKRLTDLMGGEITVHSQPGVGSSFHLAVPLALGAQEDSAAAESLQGLRVLIVDDNASARQALAGAGRAWNWQLRMAASGAEALGMLRQLENEGQRLDLLLIDSAMPELDGVSMLTQARSEARLPFPPAIVMASETAAEDLLQLAEGLEIAAVLAKPWTPSRLAQIVLRALSGSGQPGEAPVSTQLSGRLPGLRVLLVEDNEINQEMARYILLHSGARVEIAENGQMAVDMLREHPARCDVVLMDLQMPVMNGFEATAAIRAMGLTALPIAAMTANAMEEDRERAMAAGVDAHLAKPIDVEELIAVLVKLVPSLAQDSAQQAQSQAPERPERVPGIELETALNRMAGNYPAFVGLLKRFENSQGGAVSEVRECLACHDRGQAVITLHRLRGVAANLGAMEVAGLAARAEAAIGEHDEAALASLLKALDQAIAVVTEGARALPLPLQRAGEAEPAQRANLVQSLQELVSLLANNNLKALSHFQSLRPALEEEGGGALPALARAIETLDFPAAAQQVNELLKRMMTE from the coding sequence GTGCACGAGAAGGCCTGGGACCCCTTACCGTCGATCCGGTCGCAGATCGCCTTGCTCGTGCTGGCCTGCGCCCTGCCCGCCCTGTTCGGCCTGGGCCTGCTGATCCTGCACTTCTACCATCTCGAACACAACCAGGCCAGCGCCGAGGCCCAGCGCATGGCGCGCACCCTTGCCGCCGCCGTGGAACGCGACCTGCGCATCGGGAAAGCCATTGCCCAAACCCTCGCCAGTTCGCCCAGCCTGAAACAGGGCGACTTCGCCGCCTTCCGCGCCCAGGCTGCCGACCAGATGGACGCCGATTTTCCCGGCTACCAGATCGCCCTGCACGCGCCGGATGGCCAGCAGCTGGCCAACCCCTCCATTGCCGAGGGACAGCCCTTGCCCCATCCCGCCAACGCGGCCCGGCTGAAGCTGGCCCTGGAGGGCGGAAAGCCGCGCCTGTCCGACCTGTTCGTCGGCTCGCTTTCCCACCAGCCCCTGTTCGCCATCGACGTGCCCGTCATCCTGGACGGCAAACCCGCCTATGTCGTCAGCGTGCTGTTCCAGCCTGCAGCGCTGCGCCGCCTGCTGGCCGACCTGGAACTGCCGCAGCAGATCTCCGTGACGCTGCTCGATGCCAGCGGCAAGGTGGTCGCCAGCAGCGGCACGCTGGCGCCGGGGGGCGCCGCCGACGGCGCCCTGCTGGACTTTATCGGCGACACCGAACAAGGCAAAGGAGGCGCCATCACCCTGGATGGCGTGCGCATGGTGGGCAGCTACCGCAAGGCCCCGGACAGCGGCTGGACCGTCGTCGTAGCGGTTCCCGAGAGCACCGTGATCGGCGGCCTGCGCAAGTTCGCCTCCCTCATTTCGGCGGGCATCCTCGTGCTGCTGGGCGTGGGCTTCCTGTTGGCCTGGTCGGTGGGCGGCAGCATCGGCCGTTCGGTGCGCGCCCTGAGCGGTCCCGCCCGGGCGCTGGCGGCGGGAACGCCCCTGAAGCTGGAGGAAATGACCTTCCGCGAAGCGCGCGAAGTGGGGGAGGCGCTGCTGCAGGTGGAGGTGGACATCATGCGCCATCGCCACGAACTGGAGGCCCTGGTGGCCGAGCGCACCGCGCAGCTGGCGGATTCCAAGGCCCTGCTGGAAAACGTGTACGCCACGGCGCCCGTCGGCCTGAGCTTCGTCGATCCGGACCTGAAGGTGGTGATGATCAACGAATACCTGGCCGCCGTGAACGCGGCGCCGGTCAGCGCCCACATCGGCCGCAGTTTCGGCGAGCTGATTCAGGACGACAAGGTGCGCCACGACGTGCGCCTGGCCTACGAGCAGGTGCTGAAGACCGGCCAGCCCATCGCCAATATCGAATTGAGCGGCACCTCTCCCGCCTGGCCGGGCCGCGTCAACCACTACATCACCGGCTACTATCCCGTGTTCACCGATGGCAGGCTGGTCGGCATCACGGGCCTGCTGCTGGACGTCACGGCACAGAAGCAGACGGAGGCCGCGCTGCGCCAGTCGCGCCAGCTGTTCCGCTCCGTGGTCGAGAACATGCCTGCCCTGATCTTCGTGAAGCGCGCCGGCGACCTGCGCTACGAGATGGTGAACCGCGAGTTCGAACGGGTGCTGGGCCGTCCGCGCGGCGACATGCTGGGAATGGCGGATACGGAACTCTTCCCCCCGGCAGAAGCGGAACGCTTCACCGCGGGCGACCGCCAGGCGGAAGCCTCCCATGAAACCATCGAGCTGCAGGACGAGGAGCTGACCAGCGCCGACCGCGTCGTGCATATCCTTACCACCCGCAAGGTGGCCCTGCGCGACGAAAGCGGGGCGCCCACCCACATCCTTGGGATGGCCATCGATATCACCGAGCGCAAGCGGGCAGACGAGGCACTGCGCCAGACTTCGCTGCAGCTGGCCCGCAGCAATACCTTCCTGCGCACGGTCACGGACAACCTGCCCGGCATGGTGGCCTACTGGGACAAGGACCTGGTCTGCCGCTTCGCCAACAAGTTCTTCCTCAACTGGCTCGGCAGGCCGCTGGAGGACACGGTAGGCATGCATGCCAGCCAGCTGATCGACCCGGCACGCCTGAACCATCTCATGCCCCGGATCGAGGGTGTGCAGGCGGGCAGGCCGCAGAATTTCGCGCGCGAGGTGCAGCTGGCGGGCGGCGAAACGCTATATCTGTGGATCAACTATCTACCGGACCTCGACGAGAACGGCGCCCTGCGCGGCTGCTACATGCTGGCTTCGGACGTGACGGAACTCAAACGCAGCGAACTGCGCGTACACGAAACGAACGAGGCGCTGGTGCGGGCGCGCGACCGGGCGGAAGCGGCCAGCCGCGCGAAAAGCGAGTTCGTGGCCAATATGAGCCACGAGATACGCACGCCGATGAACGTCATCATCGGCCTCGCGCGCCTGCTGGAGGAAGCGCCGCTGGAGCGGCGCGAGCGCAGCTACCTCACCAAGATCCAGCTGGCCACCCAGTCCCTCCTGGGCCTGGTCAACGACGTGCTGGACTTCTCCCGCATCGAAGCCGGCCAGCTCACGCTGGAGCATGCCGCCTTCAAGCTGGATCATATTCTCGCCAGCGCCGCCGTGCTGACGGCCGATGCGGCATGGGAGAAAGGGCTGGAACCGGTGTTCGACGTCGACCCTGCCCTCCCCGCGGAACTCGAAGGCGATGCCATGCGGCTGCAGCAGATCCTCATCAACCTCCTGGGCAATGCGGTCAAATTCACCGAACAGGGCGAGGTGGTGCTCACGGTGCGCAGGCTGCGCGAGGAAAGCGGCTGCATCTGGCTCGGCTTCACGGTACGCGACACCGGCATCGGCATCACCCCCGAGCAGCAGGAACATATGTTCGAGGCTTTCTCGCAGGGCGACACCAGCACCAGCCGCCGCTACGGCGGCGCGGGCCTGGGCCTCTCCATCAGCAAGCGCCTGACGGACCTGATGGGCGGCGAGATCACGGTCCACAGCCAGCCGGGCGTGGGCTCCAGCTTCCACCTCGCGGTGCCGCTGGCCCTGGGCGCGCAGGAGGACAGCGCCGCCGCAGAGAGCCTGCAGGGCCTGCGGGTGCTGATCGTGGACGACAATGCCAGCGCGCGCCAGGCGCTGGCCGGGGCGGGCCGCGCCTGGAACTGGCAGCTGCGTATGGCAGCGAGCGGCGCCGAAGCGCTTGGCATGCTGCGCCAGCTGGAAAACGAAGGCCAGCGGCTCGACCTGCTGCTGATCGACAGCGCCATGCCGGAACTGGACGGCGTCAGCATGCTGACGCAGGCCCGCAGCGAGGCGCGCCTGCCCTTCCCGCCCGCCATCGTCATGGCCTCCGAAACCGCAGCGGAAGACCTGCTCCAGCTGGCGGAGGGTCTGGAGATCGCCGCGGTCCTGGCCAAGCCCTGGACGCCGTCGCGCCTGGCCCAGATCGTCCTCCGCGCCCTCAGCGGCAGCGGCCAGCCAGGCGAGGCGCCGGTATCCACCCAGCTCTCCGGCCGCCTGCCCGGCCTGCGCGTGCTGCTGGTGGAAGACAACGAGATCAACCAGGAAATGGCGCGCTATATCCTGCTCCACTCGGGCGCCCGCGTCGAGATCGCGGAGAACGGCCAGATGGCCGTCGACATGCTGCGCGAGCACCCCGCGCGCTGCGACGTGGTGCTGATGGACCTGCAGATGCCCGTCATGAACGGCTTCGAAGCCACGGCCGCCATCCGGGCCATGGGCCTGACGGCGTTGCCCATCGCCGCCATGACGGCCAATGCGATGGAAGAAGACCGGGAGCGCGCCATGGCGGCAGGCGTGGATGCCCATCTGGCAAAGCCGATCGATGTCGAGGAGCTGATCGCCGTGCTGGTGAAGCTGGTGCCATCGCTGGCGCAGGACTCCGCCCAGCAGGCGCAAAGCCAGGCGCCGGAACGCCCGGAACGGGTGCCCGGCATCGAACTGGAAACCGCCCTGAACCGCATGGCGGGCAACTATCCAGCCTTCGTGGGCCTGCTCAAGCGCTTCGAGAACTCCCAGGGCGGCGCCGTGAGCGAGGTGCGCGAATGCCTGGCATGCCACGACCGGGGGCAGGCGGTGATCACCCTGCACCGCCTGCGCGGCGTGGCCGCCAACCTGGGGGCGATGGAGGTCGCCGGGCTGGCAGCGCGCGCCGAAGCGGCCATCGGGGAACACGACGAAGCGGCCCTGGCATCCCTGCTCAAGGCCCTGGACCAGGCTATTGCCGTGGTGACGGAAGGCGCCCGCGCCCTGCCCCTGCCGCTGCAGCGCGCGGGCGAGGCGGAGCCGGCCCAGCGCGCCAATCTGGTGCAATCTCTGCAAGAACTGGTATCCTTACTTGCAAATAACAACCTGAAGGCGCTGTCCCATTTCCAGTCCCTGCGCCCGGCGCTGGAGGAAGAAGGGGGCGGCGCCCTGCCCGCCCTGGCGCGTGCCATCGAGACCCTGGATTTCCCGGCCGCGGCACAGCAGGTCAACGAGCTGCTAAAACGGATGATGACTGAATGA
- a CDS encoding diguanylate cyclase domain-containing protein, giving the protein MSWTDLAANGRILIVDDAMENIQILHHVLGDEHDVLFALDGVKALELARNQRPDLILLDAVMPGMDGFEVCAALRASAELSSIPVIFVTALSNPEDETRALEAGAMDFISKPFNVAVVKARVRTQLTLKRQADAMRELSLTDSLTGVSNRRSFSDTLDSEWRSCMRAGTPLSLVLIDIDHFKLYNDSYGHQAGDSCLQQVAAAMQRCAQRPHDMLARYGGEEFALLLPQVDASGAETVARRLLEEVATLALPHRNSPTSDHVTISMGVVCMQPGADNTSAQLVRAADTLLYEAKESGRNRYRIASYG; this is encoded by the coding sequence ATGAGCTGGACCGACCTGGCCGCCAATGGCCGTATCCTGATCGTCGACGACGCAATGGAGAACATCCAGATCCTGCACCATGTGCTGGGCGACGAACACGACGTGCTGTTCGCGCTGGATGGCGTCAAGGCGCTGGAGCTGGCGCGCAACCAGCGCCCGGACCTCATCCTTCTCGATGCCGTGATGCCCGGCATGGACGGCTTCGAAGTATGCGCCGCCCTGCGCGCCTCGGCCGAACTGAGCTCGATACCGGTCATCTTCGTGACCGCGCTCTCCAATCCCGAAGACGAAACGCGCGCCCTCGAAGCGGGCGCCATGGACTTCATTTCCAAGCCCTTCAACGTGGCCGTGGTGAAGGCGAGGGTACGCACCCAGCTCACCCTCAAGCGCCAGGCCGACGCCATGCGCGAGCTGAGTCTTACCGACTCCCTGACCGGCGTTTCGAACCGGCGCAGCTTCAGCGACACCCTGGACAGCGAGTGGCGCAGCTGCATGCGCGCCGGCACGCCCCTGTCCCTGGTCCTGATCGATATCGACCACTTCAAGCTGTATAACGACAGCTACGGCCACCAGGCAGGCGACTCCTGCCTGCAGCAGGTGGCGGCCGCCATGCAGCGCTGCGCCCAGCGCCCGCACGACATGCTGGCCCGCTACGGCGGCGAAGAATTCGCCCTGCTGCTGCCCCAGGTCGACGCCTCGGGAGCCGAAACCGTGGCCAGGCGGCTGCTGGAGGAAGTGGCAACGCTGGCCCTCCCGCACCGCAACTCGCCCACCAGCGACCATGTCACCATCAGCATGGGTGTGGTCTGCATGCAGCCGGGCGCAGACAACACGTCCGCGCAGCTGGTGCGCGCGGCCGATACGCTGCTTTACGAAGCCAAGGAAAGCGG
- a CDS encoding prepilin-type N-terminal cleavage/methylation domain-containing protein, with amino-acid sequence MSRQAGFTLVEIAIVLVIIGLLLGGVLKGQSLIDNAKIKNIIQQATSLQAAVNAYQDRYRALPGDDPLATTHVPGATGNGNGDGQIAEYQLAPQHLALAGLITGSFNGTTDFMTSAHGGAVYIFNDVVGGRGGNGIRFDNLPDTYAQQLDEKLDDGKPDSGAVRASGPYTNNGTIITRTAIFF; translated from the coding sequence ATGTCCCGTCAGGCCGGCTTCACCCTGGTAGAAATCGCCATCGTTCTGGTCATCATCGGCCTGCTCCTGGGGGGCGTGCTGAAGGGGCAAAGCCTCATCGACAACGCCAAGATCAAGAACATCATCCAGCAGGCCACCTCCCTGCAGGCCGCCGTGAATGCCTACCAGGACCGCTATCGCGCCCTGCCCGGCGACGACCCCCTTGCCACCACCCATGTGCCCGGCGCCACCGGCAACGGCAACGGCGATGGGCAGATTGCTGAGTATCAACTTGCCCCCCAACATCTTGCCCTCGCGGGCCTGATCACCGGCTCCTTCAACGGCACCACCGACTTCATGACCAGCGCGCATGGCGGCGCCGTTTACATCTTCAACGATGTGGTGGGCGGGCGGGGCGGCAACGGCATCCGTTTCGACAACCTGCCGGACACCTACGCCCAGCAGCTGGACGAAAAGCTCGATGACGGCAAGCCCGACAGCGGCGCGGTGCGGGCCAGCGGGCCGTACACGAACAACGGCACCATCATCACCCGCACCGCCATCTTCTTCTGA